The genomic stretch TCTGCTCTTAGGACTTGATGTGCCCTTGCATTTCTTATACGATTTCTGTTTTGAATATACGCAGTTATAGGAGCTGTATATCCAACTTCATACTCGGGATCTTCAACATTAAGATGACCTTCCTCATTCCCGTTATTGTCGAACTCAGTAGGGTCGGAGTAGTTAGCATACGTATCCCTTTCATCTTCCACTACCATGTTATGTATTATGATGCAACATTTTAAAATTTTGCGCATCAGTTGCTCGCTCCAAGTAAGTGCTGGTTTACGAATAACTGCAAATCTAGCTTGTAGTACGCCGAACGCCCGCTCAACATCTTTACGAGCCGCTTCTTGACGCTCTGCAAATAATCTATCCTTGGGTGTTTGTGGGAGTGGAATTGATTGTATGAAGGTCGTCCACTGTGGATAGATCCCATCGGTTAGATAATACCCCATGTTATAATGCTTTCCATTAACCATATAGTTAACACGAGGTGCTCGCCCATTCATCATATCATCAAAAATAGGAGAGCGATGGAGTACAGTCAAGTCATTAcaagaccctggaatcccaaaaaaagaATGCCATATCCAAAGGTCTTGTGAGGCAACTGCTTCAAGAATGACAGTAGCTCTACCACTTCGGCCTTGATACATCCCCCTCCAACCAACCGGGCAATTCTTCCATTGCCAATGCATGCAATCAATACTTCCCATCATTCCAGGGAACCCTCGATGAGCACCGATTTGTAGGAGCCTTTGGAGGTCGTTTGCATTAGGTGATCATAAGTACTCTTCTCCAAATGCATCGATAACAGCTTCAGTAAATTTTTCTAATGCAACAAATGTTGTTGATTCACCAAGCCGACAATACTCATCTGTTCTATCTGCTCCTTCTCCATACGCTAACATGCGTAAGGCTGTTGTGCACTTCTGCAAAGATGATATTGACACTCTACCACTTCCGTCAGGACCTGGAGCAAAAAATGTATCATAGGCTTCCGCTGCTTGCACTAGGCGAAGGAATACATGTCGATGCATTCGAAATCTACGCCGGAACAAGTTTGGAGGATAGGTAGGATTAGGGGAGAAGTAGTCATTGTAGAGGTTCTCGTGACCAGTTTCACGATTCCTCTCAATGTACCTTCTTTGATAAGGACGTCTTCGACGATTACGATTGATTATTCGAGATGCTTGAGATATAACAGGAACAATAGCTTCTTCtattatttcattttcattttcattattgTCATCActagaggatgaagatgatgagaatTCAAATAAAAAATCCATTTGAGGTGAAAAAGAAGAAAGATGAGtgtgatgaataatacaactaagagattaagtatatatatatatatagatacgAGAAATATCCAATCTTATCCGTAATCTAGATAGAACCAATCATGAGCAAACAACTGAGATTTCATTTATCCAATCGATATTATCCAATCTTATCCGTAATCTAGATAGAACCAACCATGATCAAACAACTAGGATTTCATTAAAACAATATTTTACAAGCCTACATTAATACAATATATTACAAAAGACAACACTCTGGAAAACAAAAAGACAATACTCTGGAAAACGAAAAGACAACACTCTGGAAAACGAAAAGACAACACTCTGGAAAACGAAAAGACAACACTCTAATAATCTAGCTGTTTTGCAAGTCTTGAAACAGTGATAATTTCCATTGTTCTTCCGCCGGAGTTAAATTATTCCTTGATGCTAAAGATTGATATGCATTCCATTTGTACAACCTTTCATCCTGTTGGAGCTTCTTATTAGCGAGAGCCATTTGCTCAGCCCTCATATCTATCTTTTTATTTTGATATTTTATTTTCTCCCATTGCAATTCCGCATCGCCAGACTTTTTTTCACCAAAACGGTCACCAAATCGGTCAATGCTTTCAGCTAAATAGGCAACCTCGCCTACTTTCATTTTTCCTTTGTTCTTTTTAGCTGCCTTTATACCTTGAGGGCGTTGCCTATTCATATCTACTTCATCGTCTCCACTATTTGGTGTAGAAAATCCGCCATCATTTAACCTGAATCTCTTACCACTACCCGCTGAGTCAGGGTCACTACCAAATGTAGGGGTATCTGGATCAGGACACTCATTAATATCAACATCATCAATAGACATAGTCTTTCGAGACTTATTTTTTCTTGCACTGGTACCAATGTTGTCT from Silene latifolia isolate original U9 population chromosome 2, ASM4854445v1, whole genome shotgun sequence encodes the following:
- the LOC141641651 gene encoding uncharacterized protein LOC141641651, with amino-acid sequence MDFLFEFSSSSSSSDDNNENENEIIEEAIVPVISQASRIINRNRRRRPYQRRYIERNRETGHENLYNDYFSPNPTYPPNLFRRRFRMHRHVFLRLVQAAEAYDTFFAPGPDGSGRVSISSLQKCTTALRMLAYGEGADRTDEYCRLGESTTFVALEKFTEAVIDAFGEEYL
- the LOC141641650 gene encoding uncharacterized protein LOC141641650, giving the protein MGSIDCMHWQWKNCPVGWRGMYQGRSGRATVILEAVASQDLWIWHSFFGIPGSCNDLTVLHRSPIFDDMMNGRAPRVNYMVNGKHYNMGYYLTDGIYPQWTTFIQSIPLPQTPKDRLFAERQEAARKDVERAFGVLQARFAVIRKPALTWSEQLMRKILKCCIIIHNMVVEDERDTYANYSDPTEFDNNGNEEGHLNVEDPEYEVGYTAPITAYIQNRNRIRNARAHQVLRADLIENIWQKFGDHN